One Pocillopora verrucosa isolate sample1 chromosome 10, ASM3666991v2, whole genome shotgun sequence genomic window carries:
- the LOC131791768 gene encoding RYamide receptor-like, translated as MSANVTAMVNGTQSMSSCFNPTATRIGETFAYCLLFVVSLAANTFIGIIVYRTKTMRTPINILIVNMALSDLLFPIFSFPRILVEINTAGHWLVSGPFGKAACKLSSFAGDVSTLVSTQSLLLIAVDRFGAVVFPLRSPLISSKQCRYFILVIWIVAMAVHCPYLIALKVVEYPEGLFCKWQWNDTFGESLSQQTYILGLIVVTIYVPLVLIAILYFAIALRIKSQKIPGKQSTNARERRLKKERNVLNMSVAIVLVFAVCWLPFSIGLLLFFYSSNIAIWSSCGMQYFGTIALLLARSYCAVNPCICFIFSGNYRQGLKNLIGCFPTGEAA; from the coding sequence ATGTCTGCAAACGTGACAGCAATGGTGAATGGAACACAGTCCATGTCGAGCTGCTTCAACCCCACAGCGACAAGAATTGGTGAAACCTTCGCCTACTGTCTACTATTTGTTGTGTCGCTGGCTGCGAATACCTTCATTGGAATAATTGTCTATAGGACGAAAACTATGAGAACACCAATCAACATTTTGATTGTCAACATGGCACTCTCCGATCTGTTGTTCCCGATTTTCAGCTTTCCTCGAATTCTTGTAGAGATAAACACGGCTGGCCACTGGCTGGTCAGCGGTCCGTTTGGCAAAGCGGCGTGTAAACTGAGTTCCTTCGCTGGAGATGTCTCAACTCTAGTGTCAACACAGAGCCTTTTGTTGATCGCAGTGGATCGATTTGGGGCTGTAGTATTTCCTCTCCGTTCCCCACTGATTAGTTCAAAGCAGTGCCGGTACTTCATTCTCGTCATTTGGATCGTCGCCATGGCAGTCCATTGCCCATATTTGATCGCCCTGAAAGTTGTCGAGTATCCAGAAGGGCTGTTTTGTAAGTGGCAGTGGAATGACACATTTGGAGAGTCCCTATCGCAGCAAACCTACATACTGGGATTGATCGTTGTTACCATCTATGtccctttggttttgattgCCATACTTTATTTTGCCATTGCCTTAAGAATTAAATCGCAGAAGATTCCAGGGAAGCAATCAACTAACGCAAGAGAAAGgcgtttgaagaaagaaagaaatgttcttaaTATGTCCGTTGCCATTGTCTTGGTGTTCGCCGTATGCTGGTTGCCATTCAGCATCGGCCTCTTGCTGTTCTTTTATTCATCAAACATAGCTATATGGTCATCTTGTGGCATGCAATACTTTGGAACTATTGCCCTTCTTCTGGCGCGCTCGTACTGTGCTGTAAATCCTTGCATATGTTTTATCTTCAGTGGTAATTATCGTCAAGGTCTCAAGAATCTCATCGGTTGTTTTCCTACAGGCGAAGCTGCTTAG
- the LOC136283643 gene encoding QRFP-like peptide receptor — protein MSANVTAMVNGTQSMSSCFNPIARRIGGTFAYCLLFVVSLAANTFIGIIVYRTKTMRTPINILIVNMAISDLLYPIFLFPKIFVELNTAGNWLVGGPLGHVACKLSSFVSDFSTLVSIQSLLLIAVDRFVAVVFPLRSPLISSKQCRYFILVIWIVAMAVHCPYLIAFKVLEYSEGLVCWLQWNDTFGESLSQQTYILGLIVVTRYVPLVLISKLYFGISLKIKSQKILGKQSANARERRLKKERNVLNMSVAIVLVFAVCWLPLSIYALLFHYSSNMAMRSSCGMEYFKIIAFLLAHSYCAVNPCICFIFSGNYRQGLKNLFGCFPAGEAA, from the coding sequence ATGTCTGCAAACGTGACAGCAATGGTGAATGGAACACAGTCCATGTCGAGCTGCTTCAACCCCATAGCGAGAAGAATTGGAGGAACCTTCGCCTACTGTCTGCTATTTGTTGTGTCGCTGGCTGCGAATACCTTCATTGGAATAATTGTCTATAGGACGAAAACTATGAGAACACCAATCAACATTTTGATTGTAAACATGGCAATCTCCGATCTGTTGTACCCGATTTTCCTCTTTCCTAAAATTTTTGTAGAGTTAAACACGGCCGGCAACTGGCTGGTTGGCGGTCCCCTTGGCCATGTGGCGTGTAAACTGAGTTCCTTCGTTTCAGATTTCTCAACTCTAGTGTCAATTCAGAGCCTGTTGTTGATCGCAGTGGATCGATTTGTAGCTGTAGTATTTCCTCTCCGTTCCCCACTGATCAGTTCAAAGCAGTGCCGGTACTTCATTCTCGTCATTTGGATCGTCGCCATGGCAGTCCATTGCCCATATTTGATCGCCTTTAAAGTTCTTGAGTATTCAGAAGGGTTAGTTTGTTGGTTGCAGTGGAATGACACATTTGGAGAGTCCCTATCGCAGCAAACCTACATACTGGGATTGATCGTTGTTACCAGATATGtccctttggttttgatttccaAACTTTATTTTGgcatttccttaaaaattaaatcGCAGAAGATTCTAGGGAAGCAATCAGCTAACGCAAGAGAACGgcgtttgaagaaagaaagaaatgttcttaaTATGTCCGTTGCCATTGTCCTGGTGTTCGCCGTATGCTGGTTGCCACTCAGCATCTACGCCTTGCTGTTCCATTATTCATCAAACATGGCTATGAGGTCATCTTGTGGCATGGAATACTTTAAAATTATTGCCTTTCTTCTGGCGCACTCGTACTGTGCTGTAAATCCTTGCATCTGTTTTATCTTCAGTGGTAATTATCGTCAAGGTCTCAAGAATCTCTTCGGTTGCTTTCCTGCAGGCGAAGCTGCTTAG
- the LOC131769276 gene encoding RYamide receptor-like, with translation MSANVTKMMNGTQSMSSCFNPTATRIGKTLAYSLIFVVSLFGNILLGMIVYRKKSLRTPINILIVNMAISDLLVPIFLFPRLFLTLTTGGFWPISGPLGQVLCKLSSYTSDVSGLVSVQSLVIMAVDRFVVVVFPLRPPLISPKLCRYFILVIWIVAMAVHCPHLIAFKVVEYPEGLFCRWQWNETFGESLSFESYFLGLFVVTRYVPLVLIAILYFAIALRIKSQKIPGEQSANVRRRRLKKERNVLHMSVAIVLVFTVCWLPFSISIMLFLYSSNMAMRSSCGMQYFGAIAFLLACSYCAVNPCICFIFSGNYRQGLKNLISYFSTGEAA, from the coding sequence ATGTCGGCAAACGTGACCAAAATGATGAATGGAACACAGTCCATGTCGAGCTGCTTCAACCCCACAGCAACAAGAATTGGTAAAACCCTCGCTTACTCACTGATATTTGTTGTGTCCTTGTTTGGAAATATCCTCTTAGGGATGATTGTCTATAGGAAGAAATCTCTGAGAACACCAATCAACATTTTGATTGTAAACATGGCCATCTCCGATCTGTTGGTTCCGATTTTCCTCTTTCCACGGTTGTTTTTAACTTTAACCACAGGCGGCTTCTGGCCTATCAGCGGTCCCCTTGGCCAAGTGCTCTGTAAGCTGAGTTCCTACACTTCTGATGTCTCAGGTCTAGTGTCAGTTCAGAGTCTGGTTATTATGGCAGTGGATCGATTTGTAGTTGTAGTGTTTCCTCTCCGTCCCCCACTGATCAGTCCAAAGCTGTGCCGGTACTTCATTCTCGTCATTTGGATCGTCGCCATGGCAGTCCATTGCCCACATTTGATCGCCTTTAAAGTTGTCGAGTATCCAGAAGGGCTGTTTTGTCGGTGGCAGTGGAATGAGACATTTGGAGAGTCCCTATCGTTTGAAAGTTACTTTCTGGGATTGTTTGTTGTTACCAGATATGTCCCTTTGGTTTTGATCGCTATACTTTATTTTGCCATTGCCTTAAGGATTAAGTCGCAGAAGATTCCAGGCGAGCAATCAGCTAACGTAAGAAGGCGGCgcttgaagaaagaaagaaatgttcttCATATGTCCGTTGCCATTGTCTTGGTGTTCACCGTATGCTGGTTGCCATTCAGCATCAGCATCATGCTGTTCCTTTATTCATCAAACATGGCTATGAGGTCATCTTGTGGCATGCAATACTTTGGTGCTATTGCCTTTCTTCTGGCGTGCTCATACTGTGCTGTAAACCCttgcatctgttttattttcagtggtAATTATCGTCAAGGTCTTAAAAATCTCATCAGTTATTTTTCTACAGGCGAAGCTGCTTAG
- the LOC131798692 gene encoding neuropeptide SIFamide receptor-like, giving the protein MSTNLSATMNGTQPSNCYNPTALRTGHTIAYCVIFIISVVGNSFIGIIVYKTKTMRKPINYLIVNMAMSDLLFPIFLIPKTVVELHDDDWSIRGRLGEVLCKLAPFSADLSSAVSIQSLVLIAVDRFVAVVFPLRSPLFSSKLYRFFILATWIIVMATFIPYLVAFKLVEYDHEYKCVRQWMRVFDDSSSVTKYFMALFIAFFYIPFVLMFILYLAIFLKLKSQRGPGEHSMNAQIQRLRRERNALKLSIAIVITGTELL; this is encoded by the exons ATGTCCACGAACTTGAGCGCAACAATGAATGGAACTCAGCCGTCGAACTGCTATAATCCCACAGCATTGAGGACTGGGCACACAATTGCTTACTGCGTAATATTCATTATTTCTGTGGTTGGAAATTCCTTTattggaataattgtttacaaGACAAAAACCATGCGAAAACCCATCAACTATCTAATTGTGAACATGGCTATGTCAGACCTACTGTTTCCGATATTCTTGATCCCGAAAACTGTAGTAGAG CTCCATGACGATGATTGGTCCATTAGAGGCCGTCTTGGCGAGGTTTTGTGTAAGCTCGCTCCTTTTTCAGCCGATCTCTCCTCTGCTGTGTCAATTCAGAGCCTTGTGCTGATAGCAGTGGATCGATTTGTAGCTGTGGTATTTCCCCTCCGTTCTCCGCTCTTCAGTTCAAAATTGTATCGCTTCTTTATTCTCGCCACGTGGATCATTGTCATGGCTACATTCATCCCGTATCTGGTCGCGTTCAAGCTGGTCGAATATGATCATGAGTACAAGTGTGTGCGGCAATGGATGCGTGTTTTTGACGATTCCTCGTCGGTGACAAAATACTTTATGGCactttttattgcatttttttatattccctTCGTTCTGATGTTTATTCTATATCTTGCcatttttttgaaactgaagTCCCAGAGAGGACCAGGCGAACACTCAATGAACGCTCAAATTCAGCGCTTGAGAAGGGAGAGAAATGCGCTGAAGCTTTCCATTGCTATTGTGATCACAGGTACCGAACTGCTTTAA
- the LOC136284022 gene encoding QRFP-like peptide receptor, with amino-acid sequence MSTNLSATMNATQPSNCYNSTALRIGHTIAYCVIFIISVVGNSFIGIIVYKTKTMRKPINYLIVNMAMSDLLFPIILIPKTVVEIHDDDWPIRGHLGEVLCKLAPFSADLSSAVSIQSLELIAVDRFVTVVFPLRSPLFSSKLYRFFILATWIIAMATFIPYLVAFKLVEYDHEYKCVRQWMRVFDDSSSVTKYFMALFITFFYIPFVLMFILYLAIFLKLKSQRGPGEHSMNAQIQRLRRERNALKLSIAIVLGFAVCWIPFSIFALVRMFVDENNATMSCGFKQLLEQVAILLSRTNSAMNPCICFIFSGNYRQGLKNLLGC; translated from the coding sequence ATGTCCACGAACTTGAGCGCAACAATGAATGCAACTCAGCCCTCGAACTGCTATAATTCCACAGCATTGAGGATTGGGCACACAATTGCTTACTGcgtaatatttattatttctgtGGTTGGAAATTCCTTTattggaataattgtttacaaGACAAAAACCATGCGAAAACCCATCAACTATCTAATTGTGAACATGGCTATGTCAGACCTACTGTTCCCGATAATCTTGATCCCGAAAACTGTAGTAGAGATACATGACGATGATTGGCCCATTAGAGGCCATCTTGGCGAGGTTTTGTGTAAGCTCGCTCCTTTTTCAGCCGATCTCTCCTCTGCTGTGTCAATTCAGAGCCTTGAGCTCATAGCAGTGGATCGATTTGTAACTGTGGTATTTCCCCTCCGTTCTCCGCTCTTCAGTTCAAAATTGTATCGCTTCTTTATTCTCGCCACGTGGATCATCGCCATGGCTACATTCATCCCGTATCTGGTCGCGTTCAAGCTGGTCGAATATGATCATGAGTACAAGTGTGTGCGGCAATGGATGCGTGTTTTTGACGATTCCTCGTCGGTGACAAAATACTTTATGGcactttttattacatttttttatattccctTCGTTCTGATGTTTATTCTATATCTTGCcatttttttgaaactgaagTCCCAGAGAGGACCAGGCGAACACTCAATGAACGCTCAAATTCAGCGTTTGAGAAGGGAGAGAAATGCGCTGAAGCTTTCCATTGCTATTGTGTTAGGGTTCGCTGTATGCTGGATTCCATTCAGTATTTTTGCATTAGTACGTATGTTTGTAGATGAAAACAATGCTACAATGTCCTGTGGATTCAAACAGTTATTAGAGCAAGTTGCTATACTACTGAGTCGAACAAATAGCGCTATGAACCCctgcatctgttttattttcagtggaaattATCGCCAAGGTCTTAAGAATCTCCTCGGCTGCTGA